The following are from one region of the Oscarella lobularis chromosome 3, ooOscLobu1.1, whole genome shotgun sequence genome:
- the LOC136184328 gene encoding D-amino-acid oxidase-like encodes MNRRIAVVGAGIMGLSSSLHLATSLRLDGVPATVEVFAETFSPHNTSDGAAGLWHPLPDSGRETDWAFATYDWLRFLMRKPIHGLIGISEFSGFRLVSQDLGQEDPIWKDRIPGFSFLTRNEIKKRGFPSDAAGFVYLAMMIQGNRYCQWLFDCVKRLEIKIHKQKVESFSQFVGQFDVVINCSGLGAISLCSDNEVEPVRGQIIKMEAPWIKQFIIYNGKHQKKAYVVPCVDYVAIGSTLQPGNWDRTVNPDDRKMILDMCYELEPSLKKARIVDEWVGLRPGRRSGTRVEIEAVSYKNGSIQVVHNYGHGSKGLTFHWGCAQEATRLAYQALGVVGRQKLADQLYGLIEFQSKM; translated from the exons ATGAATCGTCGAATTGCCGTCGTTGGTGCCGGAATCATGGgcctctcgtcgtcgctgcacTTGGCGACGAGCCTGCGTCTCGACGGCGTTCCGGCGACCGTGGAAGTTTTCGCCGAGACTTTTTCGCCGCATAACacgagcgacggcgccgcAGGACTGTGGCATCCGTTGCCGGACAGCGGACGCGAAACGGA TTGGGCGTTCGCGACGTATGATTGGCTGCGGTTTCTGATGCGGAAGCCCATTCACGGGTTGATCGGAATTTCCGAATTTTCGGGTTTTCGATTAGTATCTCAGGACTTGGGACAG GAGGATCCTATTTGGAAAGACAGGATTCCtggtttttcgtttttgaccCGAAACGAAATCAAGAAAAGGGGGTTTCCAAG TGATGCCGCCGGATTTGTCTACTTGGCAATGATGATTCAAGGAAATCGATATTGCCAATGGCTTTTTGATTG TGTCAAGCGTcttgaaataaaaattcacaAGCAGAAAGTGGAGTCCTTTAGCCAG TTTGTTGGCCAATTTGATGTCGTGATAAATTGTAGCGGACTTGGAGCAATTTCATTGTGTAGTGATAATGAAGTTGAGCCAGTAAGAGGTCAGATTATCAAG ATGGAGGCTCCTTGGATTAAGCAGTTTATTATCTACAACGGAAAACATCAGAAGAAGGCATACGTCGTACCATG TGTTGATTACGTTGCTATTGGATCGACGTTGCAGCCGGGAAACTGGGATCGAACAGTTAATCCAGATGACCGAAAAATGATTCTGGATATGTGCTATGAGCTGGAACCAAGCCTCAAG AAAGCGCGCATAGTCGACGAATGGGTGGGTCTGAGGCCAGGGCGTCGATCAGGAACACGTGTTGAGATTGAGGCCGTTTCCTATAAAAATGGCTCAATACAG GTTGTTCACAACTATGGACATGGCAGCAAAGGACTCACTTTTCACTGGGGCTGTGCTCAAGAAGCAACACGACTGGCATATCAAGCACTTGGCGTTGTGGGAAGACAAAAGCTCGCTGATCAGCTTTACGGACTCATAGAATTTCAGTCAAAAATGTAG